A portion of the Gigantopelta aegis isolate Gae_Host chromosome 10, Gae_host_genome, whole genome shotgun sequence genome contains these proteins:
- the LOC121384614 gene encoding palmitoyltransferase ZDHHC16-like produces MLSRGYSVTMGRITWRFSQCPSRLNMWIQQKKENIALLYRTLFYNDFSSWASFGDACFEPMFWCVDHFTKYLGPIMVTVVVILTTLVVGIFYVCLLPNIMYEGNIVSTTFHMVFGHWLLMMVVFNYVMACFSSPGYPPEVVPESVSICKKCISPKPPRTHHCTICRKCILKMDHHCPWLNNCVGLHNHRYFFMFCFYMWCGTIYISCIGFELFKQHFHGSKHILFPTVLYPLKYIFTKPESIIETKKLDSPDLTESGADVTVVFSIPLKDQWIHNAIVFQFLLCTGVSVALGLLTLWHCRLISRAETSIEVHINNRERKRLKKKGLIFRNPYYFGIVENWKMFWGITNFRSFCRRVLLPSTHISEGNGLRWKTATYRLDQTNGLQLL; encoded by the exons ATGTTGTCTCGGGGCTATTCAGTTACGATGGGGCGCATAACATGGCGATTTTCACAGTGCCCATCCAGACTGAACATGTGGATTCAGCAGAAGAAAGAGAACATTGCTCTTTTATATAGAACATTGTTCTACAACGACTTCTCCTCATGGGCCAGTTTCGGGGACGCTTGTTTTGAACCTATGTTTTGGTGTGTGGACCATTTCACCAAATACCTCGGCCCC ATCATGGTCACAGTAGTTGTAATTCTCACGACGTTGGTGGTCGGCATCTTCTACGTGTGTCTACTGCCAAACATCATGTATGAGGGCAACATCGTCTCGACTACGTTCCACATGGTGTTCGGTCACTGGCTTCTCATGATGGTTGTCTTCAACTACGTCATGGCCTGTTTCTCCAGCCCGGGATACCCACCGGAG GTTGTTCCAGAGAGTGTGTCAATATGTAAGAAGTGCATCTCTCCGAAGCCTCCCCGCACTCACCACTGTACGATCTGCCGCAAGTGTATACTCAAGATGGACCACCACTGTC CATGGCTGAACAACTGTGTTGGTCTGCACAATCACCGGTACTTCTTCATGTTTTGTTTCTACATGTGGTGCGGAACCATCTACATCTCCTGTATCGGCTTTGAACTCTTCAAACAGCATTTCCATGGCAGCAAG caTATTCTTTTCCCTACAGTGTTGTACCCACTTaagtatatatttaccaagCCAGAAAGTATAATTGAG ACAAAGAAGCTGGACAGTCCGGATCTCACCGAAAGTGGCGCGGATGTGACAGTGGTGTTCAGTATTCCGCTGAAGGACCAGTGGATTCACAACGCCATCGTGTTCCAGTTCCTGCTGTGTACCGGGGTGTCGGTCGCCCTCGGTCTGCTCACTCTGTGGCACTGTCGGCTCATCAGTCGGGCCGAGACCAGCATAGAGGTGCACATCAACAACAGGGAGAGGAAACGATTGAAGAAAAAAGGACTT ATATTTAGAAATCCATATTACTTTGGCATCGTTGAAAACTGGAAGATGTTTTGGGGTATAACCAATTTCAG GTCATTCTGTAGACGGGTTCTGCTTCCATCAACTCATATATCAGAGGGAAACGGTTTGCGGTGGAAGACTGCGACTTATCGTCTCGATCAAACTAACGGGCTTCAGTTGTTATGA